The Starkeya sp. ORNL1 DNA window GTCCGGATGGGTGTCCTCGCGGGCGAGGATGTCGAAGGCCAGCGTCAGCAGGCCATCGCCGGCGAGGATAGCGGTTGCCTCGTCAAAGGCGCGGTGCACCGTGGGCAGGCCGCGGCGCAGATCATCGTCGTCCATGGCCGGCAGGTCGTCATGGACCAGCGAATAGCAATGCACGCATTCCAGCGCGGCGGCGGCGGGCATGGCGCCGGCACGCGGCACGCCAAACAGGGCAGCGCTCTCGGCGACGAGGAAGGGGCGCAGCCGCTTGCCACCGCCGAGCGCGGCATGGCGCATGGCGTCCGCGAGGCGCGCGCTCGCCGTTCCCGTATCGGTGATGGCGCGATCCATATAGTCGGCGACGGCGTCGGCGGTGGCGGCTAGGGTCTCGGTAAGGCTGTCGGTCATCACGTGATCGCCCGGTTGCTGCGGCTGCGTGCCGCAGACCGGGGTTGCGGTCAAGTGCTTGTGACGCCACGGGGTTGGCGAGAGCCGTGCGCGGCCGTTAGGTAAGGGCCGGGCGGGGGAGTGGCGGATGATCGGCAGATGGGTGAGGAAGATCGCGAAAGCGGCGTTGCTGCTCGCGCTCATCCCGCTGGTGCTGACCATCGTCTACAACATCGTGCCGCCGGTCTCGACGCTGATGCTGGCGCGTTGGGCGACACTGCGGCCGGTGGTGCGCGACTGGGTGTCGCTCGATCGCGTCGCGCCGGTGCTGGTGCGGAGCGTGCTCGCCTCGGAGGATGCGCGCTTCTGCCAGCATATGGGCGTCGACCTCGTCGAGCTGAACAATGTCATTGACGAGAGCGACGGGCTCGACGCGTCGCGCGGCGCTTCCACCATCACCATGCAACTCGCCAAGAACCTGTTCCTGTGGAACGGGCGCAGTGTGATCCGCAAAGGACTCGAATTCCCGCTGGCGCTCTACATCAATTTCGTCATGAGCAAGCGACGGCAGATGGAGGTCTATCTCAACATCGCCGAATGGGGCCCGAACGGCGAGTTCGGCATCGAGGCGGCGTCGCGCCGCGCCTTCGGCAAGGGGGCCGGCGAACTGAATGCCCGGCAGGCGGCGCTGCTCGCGGTGATGCTGCCGAATCCGCACCGACGCGATGCGGCCAAGCCGGGGGCCGGGATGTCGCGCCTCGCCGCGCGGCTGCAGGCGCGGATTCCGGCGGAGGGCGGCGAGCTCACCTCGTGCCTTGGCACCGGCCGATGAGGCTCGCGGATGCCGGGGTCTGCTTTCGCTTCCCCGCCCCCTTTCGCTTCAAGGCGCGAGACTGTATAAGCCCGCACTCCGAACATGCGCTATCCGGCACCGGCCGCCCTTGCGGGCGATGGAACACGCCGGCACAGGAGTTGAGACTATGGCCGTTCCTAAGAAGAAGACCAGCCCGTCGCGCCGCGGCATGCGCCGTTCCGCCGACGCCCTGAAGCAGCCGACCTATGTCGAAGACAAGGATTCGGGGGAGCTGCGCCGTCCGCACCACCTCGACCTAAAGACCGGCATGTATCGCGGCCGGCAGGTGCTGAAGGTTAAGGCCGAGGCGTGAGCCTGGCCTGGGCGTGAGCCCGATCCGGGGCGCCACGCCCCGGTGCGCGGATCTGGATGCGGCCGCAAGGCCGCTTCCCTGCACGCCGTGTAGATGACTGTTAGCGGCTACCTTCCCGACAACCTGCTGGGGCCCCGATGATCGCGACCGTTCCGCTGCTCATCATTCCGCTCGCGATCTACAATATCCTTGCCTTCATCACGCCGGGCTATGCCTGGGCCAACGTGCTGTTCAGCGTTCCGATGGTGTCCGGCGTGAGCTGGGACGTCACGTTGAGCGACGTCTTCATCGTGCTGTCGCTGGCGTTCCTGTTCTTCGAGATCGTGAAGGCGACCAGCGCCTCGACGCGCTCCATCGTCGACCACATGCTCTCGACCCTGGTGTTCGTGGCTGCCCTGGTGGAGTTCCTTCTGGTGGCGCCGGCGGCGACCTCGACCTTCGCGATTCTGCTCGCGCTGATGCTGCTCGACATCGTCGCCGGCTATTCGATCTCGATCCGTGTCGCGCGCCGCGATTTCGCCATCGAGCGTCCCGAATAGGGCGATGCCTGTCGGTATCATAGTGCCATCATGGAGTGTTAACGCTTGCGGCGGAAATCGCTCGCGGTGACACTGGTTTTGCTCGCCGGGCCGAAATCACCGTGTAAGAGGGGACTGTCCCCGGGCCGGGGCTTCCCTGATACGGACCAAGATGTCTTTGCCGAGTGCTTCTGATTCCGACGCTTCCCGCGCAGCCGCGCTGACACCCCACGTCGTCGCCCGCATTGTCGGCGAGAGCGGCGGCGCCGCCTATCAATGGACGGTGGTGCCGGACCGGCTCATCTGGGATGCCTATGCGGCCGAGGTGCTCGGCGTCGCCGACATTGGCAGTATTGCGAGCGGCGCCGACTATGCCTTGCTGGTCGATCCAGAGGGTGGGCGCAGCCGCGTCGAGGCCGTGATGGCCGACAAGAATCTGGATGCCGGCACCGGCTGCCGCTTCGAGACCATCTACCGCCTGCGATCGGTCGACGGCGTGCAGGAGCCGGTCTGGCTGGAGGACCGCGGCATTTGGTTCGCCGGGCCGGACCACAGGCCGGCGCGGGTCGAGGGCGTGGTGCGCCGCATCGGCACGCAGAATCTCGGCCAGCGCGAGTTCGACCGTGCGGCGCGGATCGACGTGCAGACCGGCCACATCAACCGCCAGCATCTGGCGCAGCTGCTCAGCGAGCGGCTGGCGGATGCGGCCCGCTATCGCAGCCAGTTCGGTTTCCTGCTGATCGGCGTCGACCATCTCGGCCGGCTCAACGATGCCTATGGCTTCGAGGTCGGCGACGAGGTCATCGACATGGTCGGCCAGCGCCTCAGGGCGCGGATGCGCGCCCATGACGAGATCGGCCGCTTCTCCGGCAACAAGTTCGCCATCGTACTCCGGGACTGCTCGCCGGAAGACATGGCGACCGCAGCGCAGCGCTTCATCTCGGCGGTGGTCGACGATGCGCTGCAGACCAGCGGCGGGGCGGTGGCGGTCTCGGTGACGGCGGGCGGGGTGATCGCGCCGCGCCATGCCCGCGCGGTGCCGGAGATCTTCACCCACGCGCAGGATGCGCTGGAGCACGCCAAGACCTTCGCGCGCGGCAGCTACCAGCCCTATCAGCCGAGCGTCGAGCGCGAAGCAGCGCGGCGCGCCAATCTGCGACTGACCGACGACATCGTCACCGCGCTCGCCGGCAGCCGGGTGATGCTGGCCTTCCAGCCCATAGCCGAGGCGGCCTCGCGCCGCATCGTGCTGCATGAATGCCTGGTCCGCGTCGAGGGCGCTGATGGCGGCCTGCTCAGCGGCGCTGCCGTGGTGCCCATCGCCGAAAAGTTCGGGCTGATGCGGCTTGTCGACAATCGCGTGCTGCAACTGGCGCTCGACGTGCTGGTGGCCAATCCGGAGATGCGGCTCTCGGTCAATGTCTCGCCAAGCACGGTCAATGACCGGGCCTGGCTGGCGTTGCTGGAGGAACGCGGCCGGCGCGGCCTGGCTGGCCGTCTCGTCGTCGAGTTGACCGAGACCGCCGCGATCCATGATGTCGAGGTGACCCGCCGCTTCGTCCACCGGCTGCACGAGATCGGGTGCACGGTGGCGATGGACGATTTCGGCGCCGGCTACACCTCGTTCCGCAATCTGCGCCGGCTTGGCGTCGACATGCTGAAGCTCGACGGCAGCTTCATCCGCGCCTTGATGGAATCCGAGGATGACCGCTTCTTCGTGCGCACGCTGCTCGATCTGGCGCGGCACATGGGGATGCAGACGGTGGCCGAATGGGTGCCGGACGAGGCTACCGCGGAGCAGCTTGCCCAATGGGGCTGCGACTATCTCCAGGGCGCACTGATAGGCCTTGCGGCCGAGCGGCCCCGTCCGCTGCATCCCTGAGATGTAGGCAGAGAGCCGGGATCGCTCTCCGCAACGTCATCCGATCCCGGGTACGGCCTGCGGCCGTTCCGGGATGACGATAGCCAAGAGAATGGCGGCGGCCTTTCAGCCCTTGTTCTCGCCCTTCTCGCCAATGCGGTCGAGCCGCTTCTGCATCTCGGCGACCTGACGCTTGAGTTCGTCGAGATCGTCGGACTTTTCCGCCGGAATCGCACTGTCTTCGGCGCGGCCATTGGGCATGAACATCTTCATGGTGCGGTCGAAGATCTCCATGTTGCGACGCACTTGCTCTTCCATTGCGCCGAAGGCTGCAAAGCTCGGAACGCCGCCGAAGGTCTTCGCCACCTGATCGCGAAACTTCTCTTGCTCGCGCGTGAAGTTCTCGATGGAAATGTCCAGATAACGCGGCACCAGCATTTGCATGCTGTCGCCATAGAAGCGGATGATCTGCCGGAGGAAGTTGATCGGCAGCAGGTTCTGCCCCTTACCTTCCTGCTCGAAGATGATCTGGGTGAGAACCGAGTGCGTAATATCTTCCCCGGTCTTCGCATCGTAGACGACGAAATCCTCACCGTTCTTCACCATCAGGGCGAGGTCTTCGAGCGTCACGTAGGTGCTCGTGCCGGTATTGTAGAGGCGGCGATTCGCATACTTCTTGATGGTGACGGGCTCGGTCGATTTTGCCATGTTATCCTGTCGCCTTAGTCGTTTCCCTTTGAAACACTAGGACGTTTCCAGACCGACCGCTACAGGATTGTTCGACGCACAAAATTGTCGACATGAGGCACCTCGCGACGGCATTGACACGGGTCACTTGAGCCTCCCACCATGCGGCCACACATAAGCAACAACGCCGGTTCCCACGGGGCCGGTCTGCCCGTAATCCCGGAGGACGGCATTCATGAAAGACGACATCGTCATCGTCGGCGCGGCGCGCACGCCCGTCGGCGCCTTCAACGGCGCGCTCTCGTCGCTTCCCGCCCATGAGCTCGGCAGGGTTGCAATCAACGCCGCGCTCGAGCGCGCCGGCGTCGAGCCTGCCGCGGTGACCGAGACCATACTGGGCCAGATCCTCACTGCCGGCGCCGGACAGAACCCCGCGCGCCAGGCCTCGATCGCCGCGGGCATCCCGATCGAGAGCCCGGCCTGGGGCGTCAACATGCTGTGCGGCTCCGGCCTGCGCGCAGTGGCGCTCGGCTATCAAGCGCTGATGAACGGCGACAGCGACATCGTGGTCGCCGGCGGCCAGGAATCCATGAGCCAGGCGCCGCACTGCGCGCATCTGCGCAACGGCACCAAGATGGGCGGCCTTGAGATGGTCGACACCATGATCAAGGACGGCCTGTGGGATGCCTTCAATGGCTACCACATGGGCAACACCGCCGAGAATATCGCCCGGCAGTGGCAGATCACCCGCGATGAGCAGGACGAGTTCGCGGTTCGCTCGCAGAACAAGGCCGAGGCGGCGCAGAAGTCCGGGCGCTTCAAGGACGAGATCGTGCCGGTCACCATCGCCTCGCGCAAGGGCGACATCATCGTCGCCGACGACGAGTATCCGCGCCACGGCGCCACGATCGACGCCATGGGCAAGCTGCGCCCGGCCTTCGCCAAGGACGGGACGGTGACCGCCGGCAACGCCTCCGGCATCAATGACGGCGCCGCCGCCGTCGTGCTGATGACCGCATCCAAGGCCGCCGCCGCTGGCAAGACGCCGCTCGCCCGCATCGTTTCCTGGGCGCAGGCCGGCGTCGATCCGGCGATCATGGGCACCGGGCCGATCCCGGCTTCGCGCCGCGCGCTGGAGAAGGCCGGCTGGAGCGCCGCCGACCTCGATCTTATCGAGGCCAATGAGGCGTTCGCGGCGCAGGCCTGCGCGGTGAACCGCGAACTCGGCTGGGATCCGGCGAGGGTGAACGTCAATGGCGGTGCCATCGCCATCGGCCATCCGATCGGGGCCTCCGGCGCGCGCGTGCTGACGACGCTGCTCTACGAGATGCAGAAGCGCGACGCCAAGAAGGCGCTGGCGACGCTGTGCATCGGCGGCGGCATGGGCATCGCCATGTGCGTCGAGCGCAACTGAAGCGTGCGGTATTTGGATATGCAGCCTGCGACAAGGCGTCGAGCTTAGGACAGCCCTTGCGCCTTGTCCTCCAATGAAAAAGCCGTACAAGCCGGCGATATGCCGGGAGGGCATGTCTGAGGGGGAAGTGCACATGGGTCGAGTTGCGTTGGTGACCGGCGGCACCCGCGGGATCGGGGCCGCCGTTGCGACTGCGCTGAAAGCAGCGGGCTATTCGGTCGCCGTCAATTATGCCGGCAATGAAGAGGCGGCGGCGCAGTTCACCGCCGCCACCGGCATTGCCGCCTTCAAATGGGACGTCTCGGATTTCGCGGCCTGCAAGGCCGGCGTCGCCGAGGTCGAGGCCAAGCTCGGTCCGGTCGAGGTGCTGGTCAATAATGCCGGCATCACCCGCGACGGCATGCTGCACAAGATGACGCCGGAACAATGGGGCGCCGTCATCAACACCAATCTGAACTCGATGTTCAACATGTGCCGCCAGGTGATCGAGGGCATGCGCGAGCGCAGCTTCGGGCGCATCGTCACCGTCTCCTCGATCAACGGTCAGAAGGGCCAAGTGGGGCAGACCAATTACTGCGCCGCCAAGGCCGGCGAGATCGGCTTCACCAAGGCGCTGGCGCAGGAGAATGCCAAGAAGGGCATCACGGTGAACGCCATTTGCCCCGGCTACATCGCCACCGAGATGGTGAAGGCGATGCCGCAGGAAGTGCTCGACAAGAACGTGCTGCCGCTCATTCCGGCGGGGCGGCTGGGCGAGCCGGACGAGGTGGCGCGCTGCGTGGTGTTCCTCGCCTCGGACGAGGCGAGCTTCATCACCGGCTCGACCCTCACCGCCAATGGCGGGCAATACATGGTGTGAGGCCGGCGACGCGTTGCTTGTGCGCGCGTCGTTTTGAGGAGGCATTGCCGCGTGCGGCGCGGCAGGCCTTCGTATGTGGAGTACCTTGGTGTATGGGGAGCGCTCCTTCCCTCGCGTTCCGCGTACCGTATCGCGTATCCTTGCCGCGTTTCATGACCCGCACTTCCGCCACCCTTATCGGCTTCACCGCGATCCTGCTCTGGTCGACGCTGGCGCTTGCCACCTCGGCCACCGGCGCGGTGCCGCCTTTCCTGCTCACCACGCTCACCTTCGCCATTGGCGGCACGGTCGGCCTCATCGCGGCGCTGGTGCGCGGGGTGGGGCTCGAGGTGCTGCGCCAGCCTTGGCCGGTGTGGCTGCACGGCGTTGGCGGCCTGTTCGGCTACCATTTCTTCTATTTTTCGGCGCTGAAGCTGGCGCCACCGGCCGAGGCCGGGCTGATCGCCTATCTCTGGCCGTTGCTGATCGTGCTGCTCTCCTCGCTGCTGCCGGGCGAGAGCCTGCGCGCGCCGCATATCATCGGCGCCGTGATGGGGCTTGCCGGCACCGTGGTGTTGCTGGCCGGCAAGGCCGGCGGGCTCGGCTTCGCGCCTGAATATCTGCCGGGCTATGCCGCCGCTGCGGTGTGCGCCGTGGTGTGGGCGACGTATTCCGTGCTCTCGCGGCGCTTCCACAATGTGCCGACCGAGGTGGTCGCCGGCTTCTGCCTGATAACCGCGGCGCTTTCGGTGCTGTGCCATCTCGCCTTCGAGCCGGCGGTCTGGCCGGTGGGCGCGACGCAATGGATCGCCGTTGCCGCGCTCGGCATCGGCCCGGTCGGTCTGGCCTTCTATGCCTGGGATATCGGCATGAAGCGTGGCGACATTCGCCTGCTCGGCGTCGCTTCCTATGCTGCGCCGGTGCTGTCGACGTTGCTGCTGGTCGTAGCCGGCTATGCGGCCGCGAGCTGGACGCTGGCGGTGGCCTGCGCGCTCATCGTCGGCGGCGCCCTGGTGGCGACGCTGCTCGCCAGGAACAGCCGGAAAAGCTAGCCTGGAGACCAGCCCGGCGCTGCCAGTTCGAAGCCGGCATACTCGAAGCCCGGCGCCACGGTGCAGCCGACCAGCGTCCAGGCGCCAAGGCTTTCCGCCGCCTGCCACCAGCCGCGCGGCACGACACGCTGCGGCTCTTCGCCATCGAGCACATCCGGGCCTAGGACGAGGCGCTCCACCGGGCCGGCATCCGACTTCGCCAGCATCAGGGCGAGCGGCGCGCCGGCATGCCAGTGCCAGACCTCGACGGCGTTGGTGACGCGGTGCCAGTGCGAGCGCTCGCCGGCGGCGAGCAGGAAATAGATGGCGGTCGAGGCCGAGCGGCCATCCTCGATGCGCGCGGGATCGCGAAAGGTCTCGCGGAAATGCCCGCCTTCCGGATGCGGCACGAGGCCGAGGCGGGCGATGACCTGCGCGGCGTCCGGCAAGCCGGTCATGGCTCGGCCTCCACTGTTCCTCAGCCCCGGAAACTGTTCTTCAGCGAGCGCAACTCGGTGAAGACCACGCCGGGCTCGGCACCCGGAAGGCCGATACGCTCGGCGAGTTCGGCATCGTCGGCCCGCAGGAAGGGATTGGTCGCCTTCTCCAGGCCGATGGTGGTCGGCAGCGTCGGCTTGCCGATGGCGCGCTTGGCTTCGACATCGCGCAGGCGTTCCAGCAACTCGGCATTGTCCGGATCGACGCTGGCGGCGAAGCGGGCATTGGAGAGGGTGTATTCATGGCCGCAATAGACGGCGATGTCGTCCGGCAAAGCCCGCAGGCGCAGCAGCGATTCCCACAGCACCGGCGGATCGCACTCGAACGGGCGCCCGCAGCCCATGACGAACAGCGTATCGCCGGAGAACAGCAGCCGCTCGTCCTCGAACAGGAACACGATGTGCCCCTTGGTGTGACCGGGGGTCTCGAGCACGCGGCCAACGAGGCCGCCGATCGCGACCGGATCACCGTCCACCACGGCGAAGTCGAGCCCGGGGATGGTGTCGCGCTCGGCCTTCGGTCCGATCACGGTGGCACCGAAACGCTCCTTCAGCGCCTGGACGCCGGCAATGTGATCGGTGTGGTGATGAGTGACCAGGATGTGGGTGAGGTTCCACCCTTCCTGATCGAGCGCGGCGAGGATAGGCGCGACTTCCGGCGCATCGACGACAACGGTCGTCTCGGTCGCGGAGTCACGCAGCAACACCGCATAATTGTCGGCGAGACAGGGGATCAGGCGAATCTCGAGCGGCATCTGCACCTCTGATGGCTCGGGCGAATCGCCCGGACAAAACCACCCGGGCGGACAGGGCACTGGCTGATCGGTGGGCCTCTCAGCGGCAGTATCAAGGTAGCATACAGGTCAACGGCACTCCTGCGCTGCGCGGTCGATTGCCGCCGATACGCCGTTGAGCGAATAGGTGTCGGTGGTCACATTGCCGCGCCGCGAGGTGGATTTCACCACCACGTCCTTGCCCTTGCGCAAGGTGTCGACGAGGCGTGCCTCCTCGGCGACGTTGCGCACCCAGGCGCCGGTCTCGCGCGTATAGAGGGTGAAGTTGGCCGGACCGATGGCGAGGGTGGAATCGGAACCCTCCTTCATCGGGAAGCCGACAATGACGCTGACCTCATTCTTCACATTCTCCGCGGTGCGGGTGCTGATGAAGAAATAGGCCGGGTCGCGTTTCAGCGCCTCGGGCACCCGTGTCTTGGGCTGGGAGAGGGCGTAGCAGATCTTGCCCTGACCGCTCTGGTCCATATAGACACCCCAGTCGCCGAATTGCGCGACCAGCTTTGGCGCACCCTGGGCTGCTGCGGCACCGACGCCGAGAGCTGCGAATGCCAAGCCGGCGAGTGCCGCGCACACGATCCGACGGGCCATGGTCGATCTCCCCCGATTGCGCTTGTCCGCAGGGCGGCGGCGCACGATTCCCTCGTCCCCACTTAAGGGATAACCGGCGTCGCCGCCACTGTGAACCCTCTGTGCGTAAACGGCGATTGTTGCGAACAGCTCAGCGTGCCTTGCCGGCACGCAGCCGCTCCAGTGCGCCCCGCGCGGCCTCGCGATGTTCGGGCCG harbors:
- a CDS encoding transglycosylase domain-containing protein, with translation MIGRWVRKIAKAALLLALIPLVLTIVYNIVPPVSTLMLARWATLRPVVRDWVSLDRVAPVLVRSVLASEDARFCQHMGVDLVELNNVIDESDGLDASRGASTITMQLAKNLFLWNGRSVIRKGLEFPLALYINFVMSKRRQMEVYLNIAEWGPNGEFGIEAASRRAFGKGAGELNARQAALLAVMLPNPHRRDAAKPGAGMSRLAARLQARIPAEGGELTSCLGTGR
- the rpmF gene encoding 50S ribosomal protein L32, with product MAVPKKKTSPSRRGMRRSADALKQPTYVEDKDSGELRRPHHLDLKTGMYRGRQVLKVKAEA
- a CDS encoding bifunctional diguanylate cyclase/phosphodiesterase codes for the protein MPSASDSDASRAAALTPHVVARIVGESGGAAYQWTVVPDRLIWDAYAAEVLGVADIGSIASGADYALLVDPEGGRSRVEAVMADKNLDAGTGCRFETIYRLRSVDGVQEPVWLEDRGIWFAGPDHRPARVEGVVRRIGTQNLGQREFDRAARIDVQTGHINRQHLAQLLSERLADAARYRSQFGFLLIGVDHLGRLNDAYGFEVGDEVIDMVGQRLRARMRAHDEIGRFSGNKFAIVLRDCSPEDMATAAQRFISAVVDDALQTSGGAVAVSVTAGGVIAPRHARAVPEIFTHAQDALEHAKTFARGSYQPYQPSVEREAARRANLRLTDDIVTALAGSRVMLAFQPIAEAASRRIVLHECLVRVEGADGGLLSGAAVVPIAEKFGLMRLVDNRVLQLALDVLVANPEMRLSVNVSPSTVNDRAWLALLEERGRRGLAGRLVVELTETAAIHDVEVTRRFVHRLHEIGCTVAMDDFGAGYTSFRNLRRLGVDMLKLDGSFIRALMESEDDRFFVRTLLDLARHMGMQTVAEWVPDEATAEQLAQWGCDYLQGALIGLAAERPRPLHP
- the phaR gene encoding polyhydroxyalkanoate synthesis repressor PhaR → MAKSTEPVTIKKYANRRLYNTGTSTYVTLEDLALMVKNGEDFVVYDAKTGEDITHSVLTQIIFEQEGKGQNLLPINFLRQIIRFYGDSMQMLVPRYLDISIENFTREQEKFRDQVAKTFGGVPSFAAFGAMEEQVRRNMEIFDRTMKMFMPNGRAEDSAIPAEKSDDLDELKRQVAEMQKRLDRIGEKGENKG
- a CDS encoding acetyl-CoA C-acetyltransferase, translated to MKDDIVIVGAARTPVGAFNGALSSLPAHELGRVAINAALERAGVEPAAVTETILGQILTAGAGQNPARQASIAAGIPIESPAWGVNMLCGSGLRAVALGYQALMNGDSDIVVAGGQESMSQAPHCAHLRNGTKMGGLEMVDTMIKDGLWDAFNGYHMGNTAENIARQWQITRDEQDEFAVRSQNKAEAAQKSGRFKDEIVPVTIASRKGDIIVADDEYPRHGATIDAMGKLRPAFAKDGTVTAGNASGINDGAAAVVLMTASKAAAAGKTPLARIVSWAQAGVDPAIMGTGPIPASRRALEKAGWSAADLDLIEANEAFAAQACAVNRELGWDPARVNVNGGAIAIGHPIGASGARVLTTLLYEMQKRDAKKALATLCIGGGMGIAMCVERN
- the phbB gene encoding acetoacetyl-CoA reductase; translation: MGRVALVTGGTRGIGAAVATALKAAGYSVAVNYAGNEEAAAQFTAATGIAAFKWDVSDFAACKAGVAEVEAKLGPVEVLVNNAGITRDGMLHKMTPEQWGAVINTNLNSMFNMCRQVIEGMRERSFGRIVTVSSINGQKGQVGQTNYCAAKAGEIGFTKALAQENAKKGITVNAICPGYIATEMVKAMPQEVLDKNVLPLIPAGRLGEPDEVARCVVFLASDEASFITGSTLTANGGQYMV
- a CDS encoding EamA family transporter — encoded protein: MTRTSATLIGFTAILLWSTLALATSATGAVPPFLLTTLTFAIGGTVGLIAALVRGVGLEVLRQPWPVWLHGVGGLFGYHFFYFSALKLAPPAEAGLIAYLWPLLIVLLSSLLPGESLRAPHIIGAVMGLAGTVVLLAGKAGGLGFAPEYLPGYAAAAVCAVVWATYSVLSRRFHNVPTEVVAGFCLITAALSVLCHLAFEPAVWPVGATQWIAVAALGIGPVGLAFYAWDIGMKRGDIRLLGVASYAAPVLSTLLLVVAGYAAASWTLAVACALIVGGALVATLLARNSRKS
- a CDS encoding cupin domain-containing protein encodes the protein MTGLPDAAQVIARLGLVPHPEGGHFRETFRDPARIEDGRSASTAIYFLLAAGERSHWHRVTNAVEVWHWHAGAPLALMLAKSDAGPVERLVLGPDVLDGEEPQRVVPRGWWQAAESLGAWTLVGCTVAPGFEYAGFELAAPGWSPG
- the gloB gene encoding hydroxyacylglutathione hydrolase, which produces MPLEIRLIPCLADNYAVLLRDSATETTVVVDAPEVAPILAALDQEGWNLTHILVTHHHTDHIAGVQALKERFGATVIGPKAERDTIPGLDFAVVDGDPVAIGGLVGRVLETPGHTKGHIVFLFEDERLLFSGDTLFVMGCGRPFECDPPVLWESLLRLRALPDDIAVYCGHEYTLSNARFAASVDPDNAELLERLRDVEAKRAIGKPTLPTTIGLEKATNPFLRADDAELAERIGLPGAEPGVVFTELRSLKNSFRG
- a CDS encoding invasion associated locus B family protein; protein product: MARRIVCAALAGLAFAALGVGAAAAQGAPKLVAQFGDWGVYMDQSGQGKICYALSQPKTRVPEALKRDPAYFFISTRTAENVKNEVSVIVGFPMKEGSDSTLAIGPANFTLYTRETGAWVRNVAEEARLVDTLRKGKDVVVKSTSRRGNVTTDTYSLNGVSAAIDRAAQECR